A single region of the Variovorax paradoxus genome encodes:
- the murI gene encoding glutamate racemase, with translation MPSIGVFDSGVGGLSVLAALRAELPHERFVYFADTAYAPYGERGDAYVIERSRKVTEQLIADHGIKALVVACNTATTAAIHLLRAEHPALPIVGLEPALKPAVATSRTGHISVMATRGTLASAKYAALRESFAGSATVRAVPCDGLVKAIEGLDTAAIAALCERYMVEAGPFGDAPGQVDTVVLGCTHYPLVKNELQRHAPPMLRFIDTGAPVAQQTRRVLASLGRLANDGEGELVLQGSGDLAVLEAAAAHWLQPRQQSTAVPAPTAV, from the coding sequence ATGCCTTCCATCGGTGTGTTCGATAGCGGTGTCGGCGGGCTCAGCGTGCTCGCCGCGCTGCGCGCCGAACTGCCGCACGAACGCTTCGTTTATTTTGCGGACACCGCCTATGCGCCGTATGGCGAGCGCGGCGACGCCTATGTGATCGAACGTTCGCGCAAGGTGACCGAACAGCTGATCGCCGATCACGGCATCAAGGCCCTTGTGGTGGCTTGCAATACGGCCACCACCGCGGCGATTCACCTGCTGCGCGCCGAGCATCCGGCGCTGCCCATCGTGGGCCTGGAGCCGGCGCTCAAGCCCGCCGTGGCAACGAGCCGCACCGGGCACATCTCGGTGATGGCCACGCGCGGGACGCTGGCCAGTGCCAAATACGCGGCGCTGCGGGAATCTTTCGCAGGATCAGCGACCGTGCGTGCGGTGCCTTGCGATGGCCTGGTGAAGGCGATCGAAGGCCTGGACACTGCGGCCATTGCCGCGCTGTGCGAACGCTACATGGTCGAGGCCGGCCCTTTCGGCGATGCGCCGGGCCAGGTCGATACCGTGGTGCTCGGCTGCACGCACTACCCGCTCGTGAAGAACGAACTGCAGCGCCATGCACCGCCCATGCTGCGCTTCATCGATACCGGCGCACCGGTCGCGCAGCAGACCCGACGCGTACTGGCTTCGCTCGGTCGGCTTGCGAACGATGGCGAGGGCGAACTGGTCTTGCAGGGCAGCGGCGACCTAGCCGTGCTCGAAGCGGCCGCCGCGCACTGGCTGCAGCCTCGACAACAAAGTACGGCAGTACCGGCTCCAACTGCCGTCTGA
- a CDS encoding MFS transporter, which yields MALFPSSALNPGVRKREVFGWAMYDFANSGYTTVVITAVFAAYFVGGIAKGAPWAAFAWTAALSISYAIVMLSMPAIGAWADRCAAKKRVLAVATLGCVVATAALALTPGFSGTQGVAIAMVLVIVSNTFYSYGESLTGAFLPELATAEGMGKVSGWGWGFGYIGGMLALGLCLAYVLSAQAKGLPASHFVPVTMLITAAIYGAAASATFALLPERAQPQAATKASGTWQQLRATFRQARAYRDFMQLLICTVFYQGGVAVAITLAAIYAEQVIGFVASETMVLIFVLNLAAALGAFSFGYVQDRVGHKISLAATLLAWIAVCVIAAMATTKGAFWWAAAIAGLAMGSSQSAGRAMTGYLAPPQQLAEFFGLWTFATRLASIIGPLMFGAITWAAGGNQRIAILSTAVLFVAGLLLLLPIDMARGRAAALRSR from the coding sequence ATGGCGCTGTTTCCGTCCTCCGCCCTGAACCCCGGCGTGCGCAAGCGCGAGGTGTTCGGCTGGGCGATGTACGACTTTGCGAACTCGGGCTACACCACCGTCGTCATCACGGCCGTATTTGCCGCCTACTTCGTGGGGGGCATTGCCAAGGGGGCGCCCTGGGCGGCCTTTGCATGGACAGCAGCGCTCAGCATTTCCTACGCCATCGTCATGCTCTCGATGCCAGCCATCGGTGCGTGGGCCGACCGGTGCGCAGCCAAGAAGCGCGTGCTTGCCGTGGCGACGCTGGGCTGCGTGGTTGCAACCGCAGCGCTCGCGCTCACACCCGGGTTTTCGGGCACCCAAGGCGTTGCCATCGCCATGGTGCTGGTGATCGTCTCGAACACCTTCTATTCGTATGGCGAGTCGCTGACCGGCGCCTTCCTGCCCGAACTCGCAACAGCCGAGGGAATGGGCAAGGTCAGCGGATGGGGCTGGGGGTTCGGCTATATCGGCGGCATGCTCGCGCTCGGCCTGTGCCTGGCGTACGTGCTGTCGGCCCAGGCCAAAGGCCTGCCGGCATCGCACTTCGTTCCGGTCACCATGCTGATCACGGCGGCCATCTACGGCGCGGCAGCCTCGGCCACTTTTGCATTGCTGCCCGAGCGCGCGCAGCCCCAGGCGGCGACCAAGGCATCGGGCACGTGGCAGCAACTGCGCGCAACCTTCCGCCAAGCTCGCGCGTACCGCGACTTCATGCAACTGCTCATTTGCACCGTCTTCTACCAGGGCGGCGTGGCGGTGGCCATCACGCTTGCCGCCATCTACGCGGAGCAGGTCATCGGCTTTGTTGCGAGCGAGACCATGGTGCTGATCTTCGTGCTCAACCTGGCGGCCGCGCTGGGTGCCTTTAGCTTCGGCTATGTGCAAGACCGCGTGGGCCACAAGATCTCGCTGGCCGCCACGCTGCTGGCATGGATTGCCGTATGCGTGATTGCGGCCATGGCAACCACCAAGGGCGCCTTCTGGTGGGCCGCCGCCATTGCCGGTCTTGCCATGGGCTCGAGCCAGTCGGCCGGCCGCGCGATGACCGGCTACCTCGCGCCGCCGCAGCAGCTTGCAGAGTTCTTCGGGCTGTGGACCTTTGCCACGCGGCTGGCGAGCATCATCGGTCCGCTCATGTTCGGCGCCATCACATGGGCCGCGGGCGGCAACCAGCGCATTGCCATTCTCTCGACAGCGGTGCTGTTCGTGGCGGGATTGCTGCTGTTGCTGCCCATCGACATGGCGCGCGGCCGGGCAGCCGCGCTGCGCAGCCGGTAG
- a CDS encoding DUF6806 family protein, translated as MPRYNAPFEIHVHGDVPLRSDVSFDQIQEALKPLWAYAGAKSLADGATSTYEEEPGIRFEQKDHMLQMCWTVPGDEDFRQALDEMCMALNELSERGAAIEVTFYDTDFDEEEGDPEEESRDDFLMLFVGPNPAAIMQVQRDLLVEDVVNLMERHFDGAELGGVVSEIDRLFSDRFDALVNSLEIGKRPRGTGGSGSGGGHGGGRRPRHLH; from the coding sequence ATGCCTCGTTACAACGCTCCATTTGAAATTCATGTGCACGGCGACGTGCCACTGCGGTCCGACGTCAGCTTCGACCAGATCCAGGAAGCACTCAAGCCGCTGTGGGCCTATGCGGGCGCCAAGTCGCTGGCCGACGGAGCCACGAGCACCTACGAGGAAGAACCCGGCATCCGTTTCGAGCAGAAGGACCACATGCTCCAGATGTGCTGGACGGTGCCGGGCGACGAAGACTTTCGCCAGGCGCTGGACGAGATGTGCATGGCGCTGAACGAGCTCTCGGAGCGCGGGGCGGCCATCGAGGTCACGTTTTACGACACCGACTTCGACGAGGAAGAGGGCGACCCCGAGGAAGAATCCCGCGACGATTTCCTGATGCTGTTCGTCGGCCCCAATCCGGCCGCGATCATGCAGGTGCAGCGCGACTTGCTGGTGGAAGACGTCGTCAACCTGATGGAGCGCCATTTCGACGGTGCGGAGCTCGGCGGTGTCGTCTCCGAAATCGATCGCCTATTCAGCGACCGCTTCGATGCGCTCGTGAATTCGCTCGAGATCGGCAAGCGCCCGCGCGGCACCGGCGGCAGTGGCAGCGGCGGTGGGCATGGCGGCGGCCGCCGTCCGCGCCACCTGCACTGA
- the lon gene encoding endopeptidase La — MSGHTPLPADAIDLPLLPLRDVVVFPHMVIPLFVGRPKSIKALELAMEAERRIMLVAQKAAAKDEPSVEDMFEVGCVSTILQMLKLPDGTVKVLVEGQQRARVNRIDDGETHFTANVTPVEAPEGGEKGTEVEALRRAVMQQFDQYVKLNKKIPPEILTSISSIDDPGRLADTIAAHLPLKLDNKQAVLDLDDVKSRLENLFGQLEREVDILNVDKKIRGRVKRQMEKNQRDFYLNEQVKAIQKELGEGEEGADIEEIEKKIKLAKMPKDALKKAEGELKKLKLMSPMSAEATVVRNYIDVLVGLPWSKKTKIKHDLANAEAVLNADHYGLEKVKDRILEYLAVQQRVDKVKAPILCLVGPPGVGKTSLGQSIAKATGRKYTRMALGGMRDEAEIRGHRRTYIGALPGKVLQGLNKIGTRNPLFLLDEIDKLGTDFRGDPSSALLEVLDPEQNHTFGDHYVEVDFDLSDVMFVATSNSMNIPPALLDRMEVIRLSGYTEDEKTNIAIKYLLPKQMKNNGVKEDELLVTEEAVRDIVRYYTREAGVRSLERELSKICRKVVKGLLLKQLTPKVTVDGANLNDFLGVRKYSFGLAEKQNQVGQVVGLAWTEVGGDLLTIEAVTMPGKGVISRTGSLGDVMKESVEAARTVVRSRSRRLGIKDEIFEKRDIHIHVPDGATPKDGPSAGAAMTTAFVSALTGIPVRADVAMTGEITLRGEVTAIGGLKEKLLAALRGGIKTVLIPEENAKDLQDIPENVKNGLEIVPVKWIDKVLEIALEKMPEPLSDEEVAASAAAVAELAKQREARASEGSVKH; from the coding sequence ATGTCCGGTCATACCCCCCTGCCTGCCGACGCGATCGACCTGCCGCTGCTGCCGCTGCGCGACGTCGTCGTGTTCCCCCACATGGTGATCCCGCTGTTCGTGGGTCGCCCCAAGAGCATCAAGGCGCTCGAGTTGGCCATGGAAGCCGAACGCCGCATCATGCTGGTGGCGCAGAAAGCCGCCGCCAAGGACGAACCCTCGGTCGAGGACATGTTCGAGGTGGGCTGCGTCTCCACCATTTTGCAGATGCTCAAGCTGCCCGACGGCACCGTGAAGGTGCTGGTCGAGGGCCAGCAGCGTGCGCGCGTTAACCGCATCGACGACGGTGAAACCCACTTCACGGCCAACGTGACGCCCGTCGAGGCGCCCGAAGGCGGCGAGAAGGGCACCGAGGTCGAGGCGCTGCGTCGCGCCGTGATGCAACAGTTCGACCAGTACGTCAAGCTGAACAAGAAGATCCCGCCCGAGATCCTCACCTCGATCTCGAGCATCGACGATCCGGGTCGCCTGGCCGACACCATTGCGGCGCACCTGCCGCTCAAGCTGGACAACAAGCAGGCCGTGCTCGACCTGGACGACGTGAAGTCGCGTCTTGAAAACCTGTTCGGCCAGCTCGAACGCGAGGTCGACATCCTCAATGTCGACAAGAAGATCCGCGGGCGTGTGAAGCGCCAGATGGAAAAGAACCAGCGCGACTTCTACCTCAACGAGCAGGTCAAGGCGATCCAGAAGGAGCTCGGCGAAGGCGAAGAGGGCGCGGACATCGAGGAGATCGAGAAAAAGATCAAGCTCGCCAAGATGCCCAAGGACGCGCTGAAGAAGGCCGAAGGCGAGCTCAAGAAGCTCAAGCTCATGTCGCCCATGTCGGCCGAAGCCACCGTGGTGCGCAACTACATCGACGTGCTGGTGGGCTTGCCCTGGAGCAAGAAGACCAAGATCAAGCACGACCTGGCCAATGCCGAGGCCGTGCTCAATGCCGACCACTACGGCCTTGAAAAGGTCAAGGACCGCATCCTCGAATATCTCGCGGTGCAGCAGCGCGTAGACAAGGTCAAGGCGCCCATCCTGTGCCTCGTGGGCCCGCCCGGCGTGGGCAAGACCTCGCTCGGGCAGTCGATCGCCAAGGCGACCGGCCGCAAGTACACCCGCATGGCGCTCGGCGGCATGCGCGATGAAGCCGAGATCCGCGGCCACCGCCGCACCTACATCGGCGCGCTGCCGGGCAAGGTGCTGCAGGGGCTGAACAAGATCGGCACGCGCAACCCGCTGTTCCTGCTCGACGAAATCGACAAGCTGGGCACCGACTTCCGCGGCGATCCTTCGAGCGCGCTGCTCGAGGTGCTCGACCCGGAGCAGAACCACACCTTCGGCGACCACTACGTCGAGGTCGACTTCGACCTTTCCGATGTGATGTTCGTGGCCACCTCGAACTCGATGAACATTCCGCCGGCGCTGCTCGACCGGATGGAAGTCATTCGCCTCTCGGGCTACACCGAGGACGAGAAGACCAACATCGCGATCAAGTACCTGCTGCCCAAGCAGATGAAGAACAACGGCGTGAAAGAAGACGAGCTGCTCGTCACCGAAGAGGCCGTGCGCGACATCGTGCGCTACTACACGCGTGAAGCCGGCGTGCGTTCGCTCGAGCGCGAACTCTCCAAGATCTGCCGCAAGGTGGTGAAGGGCCTCCTGCTCAAGCAACTCACACCGAAGGTGACCGTCGACGGTGCCAACCTCAACGACTTCCTCGGTGTGCGCAAGTACAGCTTCGGCCTGGCCGAGAAGCAGAACCAGGTCGGCCAGGTGGTCGGCCTCGCGTGGACCGAGGTCGGCGGCGACCTGCTCACCATCGAGGCTGTCACCATGCCGGGCAAGGGCGTGATCAGCCGCACGGGTTCGCTCGGTGACGTGATGAAGGAATCGGTCGAGGCCGCGCGCACCGTGGTGCGCAGCCGCTCGCGCCGCCTGGGCATCAAGGACGAGATCTTCGAGAAGCGCGACATCCACATCCACGTGCCCGACGGCGCAACGCCCAAGGACGGCCCGAGCGCGGGTGCCGCCATGACGACGGCCTTCGTCTCGGCGCTCACGGGCATTCCCGTGCGTGCCGACGTCGCGATGACCGGCGAGATCACGCTGCGCGGCGAGGTCACGGCCATCGGTGGGTTGAAGGAAAAACTGCTGGCGGCATTGCGCGGCGGCATCAAGACCGTGCTCATTCCCGAAGAGAACGCGAAAGACCTGCAGGACATTCCCGAGAACGTGAAGAACGGCCTCGAGATCGTGCCTGTGAAGTGGATCGACAAGGTCCTGGAAATCGCGCTCGAGAAAATGCCGGAGCCGCTGTCCGACGAAGAAGTTGCGGCCTCCGCCGCCGCCGTGGCAGAGCTGGCCAAGCAGCGCGAAGCGCGCGCTTCCGAAGGTTCTGTCAAACATTGA